The Paeniglutamicibacter sulfureus genome includes a region encoding these proteins:
- the rplR gene encoding 50S ribosomal protein L18 — MALGIKGKSKAAARGRRHLRVRKRITGTEVRPRLVVNRSARHIFVQIVDDSKGITVAYASTMEADLRTFDGDKTAKAKRIGELVAERAKAAGIESVVFDRGGNKYHGRVAAVAEGAREGGLAL, encoded by the coding sequence ATGGCTCTGGGAATCAAGGGTAAGAGCAAGGCAGCCGCACGCGGCCGCCGCCACTTGCGTGTCCGTAAGCGCATCACCGGCACCGAGGTGCGTCCGCGCCTGGTCGTCAACCGCTCGGCACGCCACATCTTCGTCCAGATCGTAGACGACAGCAAGGGCATCACCGTTGCTTACGCGTCGACGATGGAAGCCGACTTGCGCACGTTCGATGGTGACAAGACCGCCAAGGCCAAGCGCATTGGCGAGCTCGTTGCCGAGCGCGCCAAGGCCGCAGGCATCGAGTCCGTGGTCTTCGACCGCGGCGGCAACAAGTACCACGGTCGCGTGGCAGCTGTTGCTGAGGGTGCACGTGAAGGTGGGCTGGCACTGTGA
- the rplF gene encoding 50S ribosomal protein L6 — MSRIGRLPITVPAGVELKIDGDIVSVKGSKGELTHTVPSPIAVVLEENTVTVSRPNDERDSRSLHGLTRTLIENMIIGVTAGYEKKLEIHGTGYRVVAKGSNLEFALGYSHPVVVEAPEGIAFALDGNTKITVSGINKQQVGEVSANIRKLRKPDPYKGKGVRYAGEIIRRKVGKAGK; from the coding sequence ATGTCACGTATTGGACGTCTTCCGATCACTGTTCCTGCCGGCGTAGAGCTCAAGATTGATGGCGACATTGTCTCCGTCAAGGGCTCCAAGGGCGAACTGACGCACACCGTACCCAGCCCGATTGCGGTTGTTCTCGAAGAGAACACCGTAACCGTGTCGCGCCCGAACGACGAGCGCGATTCGCGTTCGCTGCACGGCCTGACCCGCACCCTGATCGAGAACATGATCATCGGTGTCACCGCTGGCTACGAAAAGAAGCTCGAAATCCACGGTACCGGTTACCGCGTAGTGGCAAAGGGTTCGAACCTCGAGTTCGCCCTGGGCTACTCGCACCCGGTGGTTGTCGAAGCTCCCGAGGGCATTGCCTTCGCGCTCGACGGCAACACCAAGATCACCGTCTCGGGTATCAACAAGCAGCAGGTTGGCGAAGTTTCTGCCAACATCCGCAAGCTCCGCAAGCCTGACCCGTACAAGGGCAAGGGCGTTCGGTACGCTGGCGAAATCATCCGCCGCAAGGTCGGAAAGGCTGGTAAGTAA
- the rpsH gene encoding 30S ribosomal protein S8 — translation MTMTDPVADMLTRLRNANSAYHDTVSMPSSKLKVRVAQILKEQGYIASFVEEAAEVGKKLTITLKFGPSRERSIAGVRRISKPGLRVYAKSTNLPHVLGGLGIAILSTSSGLLTDRQAAKKGVGGEVLAYVW, via the coding sequence ATGACAATGACAGATCCTGTCGCAGATATGCTGACTCGTCTGCGTAACGCCAACTCGGCTTACCACGACACGGTTTCCATGCCGTCGTCGAAGCTGAAGGTGCGCGTTGCACAGATCCTCAAGGAACAGGGCTACATCGCCTCGTTCGTTGAAGAAGCAGCAGAGGTTGGCAAGAAGCTGACCATCACCCTGAAGTTCGGCCCGAGCCGCGAGCGTTCAATCGCTGGCGTTCGCCGTATTTCCAAGCCGGGCCTGCGTGTATACGCAAAGTCCACCAACTTGCCGCACGTCCTTGGTGGCCTCGGCATTGCAATCCTGTCCACGTCCTCCGGTCTGCTCACCGACCGCCAGGCAGCCAAGAAGGGTGTAGGTGGGGAAGTCCTCGCCTACGTCTGGTAA
- the rplE gene encoding 50S ribosomal protein L5, protein MTEAAVNIQPRLKAKYNAEIRETLTNEFSYANPMQVPGLVKVVVNMGVGEAAKDSKLIEGAVRDLTAITGQKPLVTKARKSIAQFKLREGMPIGTHATLRGDRMWEFVDRLVSLALPRIRDFRGLSPKQFDGNGNYTFGLTEQSMFHEIDVDSIDRVRGMDITVVTTAKTDDEGRALLKALGFPFKTAN, encoded by the coding sequence ATGACTGAAGCAGCTGTGAACATCCAGCCTCGCCTTAAGGCCAAGTACAACGCCGAAATCCGCGAAACCCTGACGAACGAGTTCAGCTACGCCAACCCGATGCAGGTCCCGGGCCTGGTCAAGGTTGTTGTGAACATGGGTGTTGGCGAAGCCGCCAAGGACTCCAAGCTCATCGAAGGCGCAGTTCGCGACCTCACCGCCATCACCGGCCAGAAGCCGTTGGTAACCAAGGCACGCAAGTCGATCGCACAGTTCAAGCTGCGCGAAGGCATGCCGATTGGTACCCACGCCACCCTGCGCGGAGATCGCATGTGGGAATTCGTGGACCGCTTGGTTTCGCTGGCACTGCCGCGTATCCGTGACTTCCGTGGCCTGAGCCCGAAGCAGTTCGACGGCAACGGAAACTACACCTTCGGTCTCACGGAACAGTCCATGTTCCACGAAATCGATGTTGATTCCATTGACCGCGTTCGCGGCATGGACATCACCGTAGTGACCACCGCGAAGACCGACGACGAAGGTCGTGCCTTGCTCAAGGCACTGGGCTTCCCGTTCAAGACCGCCAACTAG
- the rplX gene encoding 50S ribosomal protein L24 — translation MGAKIKKGDLVQVIAGSDRNKQGKVLKVFPAAQRVLVEGVNRVTKHTKAGQTERGTQTGGIEVVEAPMHISNVAIVDPETKKPTRVGFREETVEKNGVSKTVRVRFAKSSGKAL, via the coding sequence ATGGGTGCAAAGATTAAGAAGGGTGACCTCGTTCAGGTCATCGCCGGTTCCGACCGCAACAAGCAGGGCAAGGTGCTGAAGGTATTCCCCGCAGCTCAGCGCGTGCTTGTTGAGGGTGTCAACCGCGTCACCAAGCACACCAAGGCCGGCCAGACCGAGCGTGGCACGCAGACCGGTGGCATTGAGGTCGTTGAGGCCCCGATGCACATCTCGAATGTCGCAATCGTTGACCCGGAAACCAAGAAGCCGACCCGCGTTGGCTTCCGCGAGGAAACCGTGGAGAAGAACGGCGTGTCCAAGACCGTCCGTGTTCGCTTCGCCAAGTCTTCCGGAAAGGCACTGTAA
- the rplN gene encoding 50S ribosomal protein L14 has translation MIQQESRLKIADNTGAKEILTIRVLGGSGRRYAGIGDVIVATVKDAIPGGNVKKGDVVKAVIVRTKKERRRVDGSYIKFDENAAVILKADGEPRGTRIFGPVGRELRDKKFMKIVSLAPEVL, from the coding sequence GTGATTCAGCAGGAATCGCGACTGAAGATTGCCGACAACACCGGTGCTAAGGAAATCCTTACCATTCGTGTTCTCGGTGGATCTGGCCGTCGCTATGCAGGCATCGGCGACGTAATCGTCGCCACCGTCAAGGATGCAATCCCGGGCGGAAACGTAAAGAAGGGTGACGTCGTCAAGGCTGTCATCGTTCGCACCAAGAAGGAACGTCGACGCGTCGACGGTTCCTACATCAAGTTCGACGAGAACGCAGCTGTCATCCTCAAGGCTGACGGTGAGCCCCGCGGTACCCGTATTTTCGGTCCGGTGGGTCGTGAACTTCGCGATAAGAAGTTCATGAAGATCGTTTCCCTGGCTCCGGAGGTACTGTAA
- a CDS encoding endonuclease/exonuclease/phosphatase family protein — protein MRRPLALRLVPVLVPGVFLAALPHLSLGPFRILAVLQALLPLWCLAALLVFLFLALRRAFVPAAVLLVLAAASLAPVMAPVVGSVTGTRCTPGEQVRVLSLNAEHGRADTSSLAEVIRGSAPDVLVLVESSEPMLTALAAGFPTWEYTHRTGKVVTGGSVDTVILSRHPLQEEAAAALQSDGALFDVPVAVIEHPLAGPIRVAGVHPAPPTYSPSSWAGTLQELGAWKHEQNGMPLVMAGDFNATAAHPQFRALAAGLVEASPRLGPWAGATWPADMGLPAFAGIDHVLVRGLAVLDSERFSVPGTDHHGIVAHLASCR, from the coding sequence ATGCGGAGACCGCTGGCCCTGCGCCTGGTTCCGGTGCTGGTTCCCGGAGTGTTCCTGGCCGCGCTGCCGCACCTCTCCTTGGGTCCTTTCAGGATCCTGGCGGTGTTGCAGGCACTGCTGCCGCTGTGGTGCTTGGCCGCCCTGCTCGTCTTCCTCTTCCTGGCGTTGCGCCGCGCCTTCGTTCCGGCCGCGGTGTTGCTGGTCCTTGCCGCCGCCTCGCTGGCACCGGTCATGGCGCCTGTCGTGGGGTCGGTGACCGGGACGAGGTGCACGCCGGGGGAGCAGGTGCGCGTGCTTTCGCTGAACGCCGAGCACGGACGCGCCGACACGTCCTCGCTGGCCGAGGTGATCCGCGGCTCGGCCCCGGATGTGCTGGTGCTTGTCGAGTCCAGCGAACCGATGCTCACGGCGCTGGCAGCAGGGTTTCCCACATGGGAGTACACGCACCGGACGGGAAAAGTGGTCACGGGCGGAAGCGTGGACACCGTGATCCTCTCCAGGCACCCGCTGCAGGAAGAGGCAGCGGCGGCGCTGCAGTCGGACGGTGCACTCTTCGACGTTCCCGTGGCCGTCATCGAACATCCGCTGGCAGGTCCCATCCGGGTCGCCGGTGTCCATCCGGCGCCGCCGACCTACTCGCCGTCGTCCTGGGCAGGCACCCTGCAAGAGCTCGGGGCCTGGAAGCATGAACAGAACGGGATGCCGCTGGTGATGGCGGGGGACTTCAACGCCACGGCCGCGCACCCGCAATTCCGGGCACTTGCAGCCGGCCTTGTGGAAGCCTCCCCGAGGTTGGGACCATGGGCGGGGGCCACCTGGCCCGCCGACATGGGCCTGCCCGCGTTCGCGGGGATCGACCATGTCCTGGTTCGCGGTCTGGCGGTGCTCGACTCGGAGCGCTTCTCGGTGCCCGGCACCGACCACCACGGGATCGTGGCGCACCTGGCTTCCTGCCGATGA
- the rpsQ gene encoding 30S ribosomal protein S17, whose amino-acid sequence MSEKENVVDAASERNDRKTLRGYVVSDKMQKTIVVDVEDRVKHALYGKVMRRNKNVKAHDEENSAGIGDLVLIAETRPLSADKRWRLVEILEKAK is encoded by the coding sequence ATGAGCGAGAAGGAGAACGTCGTGGATGCAGCTTCAGAGCGCAACGACCGCAAGACCCTCCGCGGGTACGTGGTTTCCGACAAGATGCAGAAGACCATCGTCGTTGACGTCGAGGACCGTGTAAAGCACGCCCTCTACGGCAAGGTCATGCGTCGCAACAAGAACGTCAAGGCTCACGACGAAGAGAACAGCGCCGGTATCGGCGACCTCGTTCTCATTGCCGAGACCCGCCCGCTGTCTGCCGACAAGCGCTGGCGCCTCGTGGAAATCCTCGAAAAGGCCAAGTAA
- the rpmC gene encoding 50S ribosomal protein L29 codes for MAIGSKDLATEALDGFDNARLVEELKKAKEELFNLRFQSATGQLESHGNLKSVKRDIARIYTVLRERELGIRADVVVPVEEAKKTKKSSKKAEATEEATEEAK; via the coding sequence ATGGCAATCGGATCCAAGGATCTAGCAACCGAAGCACTGGACGGCTTTGATAACGCCCGTCTGGTCGAGGAGCTCAAGAAGGCCAAGGAGGAGTTGTTCAACCTCCGTTTCCAGTCGGCCACCGGTCAGCTCGAATCGCACGGCAACCTGAAGTCTGTCAAGCGCGACATCGCACGTATCTACACGGTACTTCGCGAACGCGAGCTGGGCATTCGTGCAGATGTTGTTGTCCCGGTAGAAGAAGCCAAGAAGACCAAGAAGTCTTCCAAGAAGGCCGAAGCTACCGAAGAAGCAACTGAGGAAGCCAAGTAA
- the rplP gene encoding 50S ribosomal protein L16, giving the protein MLIPRRVKYRKQHHPNRSGAASGGTTVAFGEYGIQALTPAYVTNRQIEAARIAMTRHIKRGGKVWINIYPDRPLTKKPAETRMGSGKGSPEWWVANVKPGRVLFELSGVSDEVAREALRLAIHKLPLKARIVRREGGE; this is encoded by the coding sequence ATGCTTATCCCACGCCGAGTAAAGTACCGCAAGCAGCACCACCCCAATCGGAGTGGCGCAGCTTCGGGCGGTACCACGGTAGCCTTCGGTGAGTACGGTATCCAGGCCCTTACACCGGCCTACGTTACCAACCGCCAGATCGAGGCAGCTCGTATCGCAATGACCCGCCACATCAAGCGTGGCGGTAAGGTCTGGATCAACATTTATCCGGACCGTCCGCTGACCAAGAAGCCTGCCGAAACCCGCATGGGTTCCGGTAAGGGTTCGCCGGAATGGTGGGTCGCAAACGTAAAGCCGGGACGGGTTCTCTTCGAACTCTCCGGCGTCAGTGATGAGGTAGCACGCGAGGCATTGCGCCTGGCAATCCACAAGCTGCCGTTGAAGGCACGCATTGTGCGTCGCGAAGGTGGTGAATAA
- the rpsC gene encoding 30S ribosomal protein S3: MGQKVNPHGFRLGITTDHVSHWFADSTKVGQRYKDFVKEDIRIRELMTVGMERAGIARVEIERTRDRVRVDIHTARPGIVIGRRGAEADRIRGELEKLTAKQVQLNILEVKNPEIEAQLVAQGIAEQLASRVAFRRAMKKAMQSAMRAGAKGIRVQCSGRLGGAEMSRKEFYREGRVPLHTLRANIDYGKFEAKTTFGRIGVKVWIYKGDVTSKELAAQAAAAPARGRGDRPGGRPGGRPEGGERRRRPERNAAPGAEAAPAVEAPAAAVAEGGQA, from the coding sequence ATGGGACAGAAGGTTAACCCGCATGGGTTCCGACTCGGTATCACTACCGACCATGTTTCGCACTGGTTCGCCGACAGCACCAAGGTCGGACAGCGTTACAAGGACTTCGTAAAAGAAGACATCCGTATCCGCGAACTGATGACCGTTGGCATGGAGCGCGCCGGCATCGCCCGCGTGGAGATCGAGCGTACTCGTGACCGTGTTCGTGTGGATATCCACACCGCACGTCCGGGCATCGTTATCGGTCGCCGCGGCGCCGAAGCCGATCGCATCCGCGGCGAGCTCGAAAAGCTCACCGCAAAGCAGGTTCAGCTGAACATCCTCGAGGTCAAGAACCCCGAGATCGAAGCCCAGCTTGTTGCCCAGGGCATTGCCGAGCAGCTTGCTTCGCGTGTGGCTTTCCGCCGCGCGATGAAGAAGGCCATGCAGTCGGCAATGCGCGCAGGTGCCAAGGGCATCCGCGTGCAGTGCTCCGGTCGTCTTGGCGGTGCAGAAATGTCCCGCAAGGAGTTCTACCGCGAAGGCCGTGTGCCGCTGCACACCCTGCGTGCGAACATCGACTACGGCAAGTTCGAAGCCAAGACCACCTTCGGCCGCATTGGCGTGAAGGTCTGGATCTACAAGGGCGACGTAACGTCGAAGGAACTGGCAGCCCAGGCTGCTGCAGCTCCGGCCCGCGGCCGCGGCGATCGTCCGGGTGGACGTCCGGGTGGACGTCCCGAAGGTGGCGAGCGTCGTCGTCGCCCCGAGCGCAACGCCGCTCCAGGTGCAGAAGCAGCTCCGGCTGTTGAGGCTCCTGCAGCAGCAGTTGCAGAAGGAGGACAGGCTTAA
- the rplV gene encoding 50S ribosomal protein L22, whose translation MEAKAIARHIRVTPMKARRVVNLVRGKQTNEALAILKFAPQAASEPVFKVVASAVANARAAADREGVAFNEDELFISEAFVDEGPTMKRFQPRAQGRAYQIKKRTSHITVVVATPKKGGEE comes from the coding sequence ATGGAAGCCAAGGCAATTGCGCGCCATATCCGCGTGACGCCTATGAAGGCCCGGCGCGTCGTCAACCTTGTTCGTGGCAAGCAGACGAACGAAGCACTGGCGATCCTGAAGTTTGCCCCGCAGGCAGCTTCAGAGCCAGTGTTCAAGGTTGTAGCATCGGCAGTGGCTAACGCCCGTGCCGCCGCAGACCGCGAGGGTGTCGCGTTCAACGAAGACGAGCTGTTCATCAGCGAAGCGTTTGTTGACGAGGGTCCGACCATGAAGCGGTTCCAGCCGCGTGCTCAGGGTCGGGCATACCAGATCAAGAAGCGCACGAGCCACATCACTGTGGTCGTCGCAACCCCTAAGAAGGGTGGGGAAGAGTAA
- the rpsS gene encoding 30S ribosomal protein S19 — MPRSLKKGPFVDQHLFVKVAAENEKGTKNVIKTWSRRSMIIPDMLGHTIAVHDGRKHIPVFVTESMVGHKLGEFSPTRTFRSHVKDDKKGKRR; from the coding sequence ATGCCACGCAGCCTGAAGAAAGGCCCCTTCGTCGATCAGCACCTGTTTGTCAAGGTAGCTGCTGAGAACGAAAAGGGCACCAAGAACGTCATTAAGACGTGGTCCCGCCGTTCGATGATCATCCCCGACATGCTCGGGCACACGATCGCCGTACATGACGGACGTAAGCACATCCCCGTGTTTGTCACCGAGTCGATGGTCGGGCACAAGCTCGGCGAGTTCAGCCCGACCCGGACGTTCCGCAGCCACGTGAAGGACGACAAGAAGGGCAAGCGCCGCTAA
- the rplB gene encoding 50S ribosomal protein L2 — protein sequence MGIRKYKPTTPGLRGSSVADFAEITRSTPEKSLLRPLHKTGGRNNTGKITTRHKGGGHKRQYRLIDFRRHDKDGVPAKVAHIEYDPNRTARIALLHYIDGTKRYIIAPNKLAQGDSIEAGANADIKPGNNLPLRNIPVGTVIHAVELRPGGGAKMARSAGASVQLVAREGRFAQLRLPSGEIRNVDVRCRATVGEVGNAEQSNINWGKAGRMRWKGVRPTVRGVAMNPVDHPHGGGEGKTSGGRHPVNPNGKREGRTRRPNKDSDKMIVRRRRTGKNKR from the coding sequence ATGGGAATCCGTAAATACAAGCCGACTACCCCGGGCCTTCGCGGCTCGAGCGTAGCCGACTTCGCAGAAATCACGCGATCGACTCCGGAAAAGTCGTTGCTCCGCCCGCTCCACAAGACTGGCGGCCGTAACAACACCGGTAAGATCACCACTCGTCACAAGGGTGGCGGACACAAGCGCCAGTACCGTCTGATCGACTTCCGTCGCCACGACAAGGACGGCGTGCCGGCAAAGGTCGCTCACATCGAGTACGACCCGAACCGCACCGCCCGCATTGCGCTTCTTCACTACATTGATGGCACCAAGCGTTACATCATTGCACCGAACAAGCTCGCCCAGGGTGACTCCATTGAGGCCGGCGCAAACGCCGACATCAAGCCCGGCAACAACCTGCCGTTGCGCAACATTCCGGTGGGTACTGTTATCCACGCCGTGGAATTGCGTCCCGGTGGCGGTGCCAAGATGGCTCGTTCCGCAGGTGCCTCGGTTCAGCTGGTGGCCCGTGAGGGTCGCTTCGCTCAGCTGCGTTTGCCTTCCGGCGAAATCCGCAACGTTGACGTGCGCTGCCGCGCAACCGTCGGCGAGGTCGGAAACGCCGAGCAGTCGAACATCAACTGGGGCAAGGCCGGCCGCATGCGCTGGAAGGGCGTTCGCCCGACCGTCCGTGGTGTAGCCATGAACCCTGTTGATCACCCGCACGGTGGTGGCGAGGGTAAGACGTCCGGTGGACGTCACCCTGTCAACCCGAACGGCAAGCGCGAAGGACGCACTCGTCGTCCGAACAAGGACAGCGACAAGATGATTGTCCGCCGTCGCCGTACCGGCAAGAACAAGCGATAG
- the rplW gene encoding 50S ribosomal protein L23 gives MSTFSKAPHDVVIAPVVSEKSYGLIDEGKYTFLVDPRSNKSEIKNAVEAIFSVKVDSVNTLNRAGKRKRTKFGWGTRKATKRAIVSLKEGSIDIFGGPLS, from the coding sequence ATGAGCACCTTCTCTAAGGCTCCGCACGATGTGGTCATCGCACCCGTCGTTTCGGAAAAGAGCTACGGTCTGATCGACGAAGGCAAGTACACCTTCCTGGTTGACCCGCGTTCGAACAAGTCGGAAATCAAGAACGCCGTGGAAGCCATCTTCTCGGTCAAGGTTGACTCCGTAAACACCCTCAATCGTGCCGGCAAGCGCAAGCGCACCAAGTTCGGATGGGGGACGCGCAAGGCTACCAAGCGTGCGATCGTCTCCCTGAAGGAAGGCTCGATTGACATCTTCGGCGGTCCGCTTTCCTAA
- the rplD gene encoding 50S ribosomal protein L4, with protein MSNALTVEFPSEIFDVQTNVPLLHQVVVAQLAAARQGTHKTKNRAEVSGAGRKPFKQKGTGRARQGSIRAPHMTGGGVVHGPTPRDYSQRTPKKMKAAALRGALSDRARNNRIHVIEALVEGTTPNTKAALATLRALSERKNLLVVIERANDVAALSVRNLPEVHVLYVDQLNTYDVLVSDDVVFTKAAFDALVQKEEAK; from the coding sequence ATGTCTAACGCACTCACCGTCGAGTTCCCTTCGGAGATCTTCGACGTTCAGACCAACGTTCCGCTGCTGCACCAGGTCGTCGTGGCCCAGCTGGCAGCTGCTCGCCAGGGTACGCACAAGACCAAGAACCGCGCCGAGGTTTCCGGTGCCGGTCGCAAGCCGTTCAAGCAGAAGGGCACCGGCCGCGCCCGTCAGGGTTCAATCCGTGCTCCTCACATGACCGGCGGTGGCGTTGTCCACGGTCCGACTCCTCGCGACTACAGCCAGCGCACCCCCAAGAAGATGAAGGCTGCTGCACTGCGCGGCGCCCTGTCTGACCGCGCTCGCAACAACCGCATTCACGTCATTGAAGCCCTGGTTGAAGGCACCACGCCGAACACCAAGGCCGCACTGGCCACCCTGCGCGCTCTGTCCGAGCGCAAGAACCTGCTCGTAGTCATCGAGCGCGCCAACGATGTTGCGGCCCTTTCGGTCCGTAACCTCCCCGAGGTCCACGTCCTGTACGTAGACCAGCTCAACACTTACGATGTGCTGGTTTCCGACGACGTTGTCTTCACCAAGGCCGCTTTTGATGCCCTGGTCCAGAAGGAGGAAGCCAAATGA
- the rplC gene encoding 50S ribosomal protein L3 yields the protein MTATRNVKGLLGTKLGMTQVWDENNNLIPVTVVQADSNVVTQLRNAERDGYVAVQIGYGQIDPRKVTKPLAGHFEAAGVTPRRHVVELRTADADSYAAGQELTVEIFAAGQKVDVVGTSKGKGFAGVMKRHGFHGAPASHGAHKNHRKPGSIGGASTPGRVFQGQKMAGRMGAERVTTQNLTVHAVDAEKNLLLIKGAVPGARGRVVLVRTAVKGA from the coding sequence ATGACCGCAACCCGTAATGTCAAGGGACTGTTGGGCACGAAGCTCGGCATGACCCAGGTTTGGGACGAGAACAACAACCTCATCCCGGTAACCGTCGTACAGGCCGACAGCAATGTCGTCACTCAGCTGCGCAACGCCGAGCGTGATGGCTATGTAGCGGTTCAGATCGGCTACGGCCAGATCGACCCGCGCAAGGTCACCAAGCCGCTGGCCGGCCACTTCGAAGCAGCCGGGGTCACCCCGCGCCGCCACGTCGTTGAGCTGCGCACTGCCGACGCCGATTCCTACGCCGCAGGCCAGGAACTCACCGTCGAAATCTTCGCCGCCGGCCAGAAGGTCGACGTCGTTGGAACTTCCAAGGGTAAGGGCTTCGCCGGCGTTATGAAGCGCCACGGCTTCCACGGTGCTCCGGCATCGCACGGTGCTCACAAGAACCACCGTAAGCCGGGCTCCATCGGCGGCGCATCGACCCCGGGCCGTGTGTTCCAGGGCCAGAAGATGGCCGGTCGCATGGGCGCCGAGCGCGTCACCACGCAGAACCTCACCGTTCACGCAGTGGATGCCGAGAAGAACCTCCTGCTGATCAAGGGTGCCGTTCCCGGCGCCCGCGGCCGCGTCGTTCTCGTGCGCACCGCTGTGAAGGGAGCATAA